One region of Solanum pennellii chromosome 6, SPENNV200 genomic DNA includes:
- the LOC107022692 gene encoding U-box domain-containing protein 35-like isoform X1 translates to MKRSDSVIAVAIDRDKNSQHAVRWAVDNLPVKKNGEILLIHVHLHNENVNSQSTVASHSPTMAEMQQFFLPYRGICARKGIQAQEVILQDSDVVQALTEYISQKFITTIVFGASTRNALTRAFKIQDVPSSLSRSVPEFCSIYAISRGKVLKLKSASQPATPSNKASSSQTGFSHNSPISRVHIPQGSWGSIGTFESIDAGSRSIYSDSSSVSDRNPASQSTSPNYSSATEHTPKAWSDSQNSSRNPSPDRSVSTIGEVLNKSQLTRQPGCKNLTPISSWGNSDDFGEWAPPAEIVGSSENSSQASVNSNTDTTKILHDRHLGSLLPPSQHRVNNLNLRMRPKENSFYSTSGSSDLSSSSSYRFSDMSFEHLDSSHNVSEASRSSISFQNADELEEEMKRLKFELKQSLDMHNGNCRRQAREIDHSASKEACNLEETKEAPEASHAMLEKEKQKCKAALEVAPMAQYIAELESKKRRHEAEEKKKAQEAFACSENCYRRYSKDEIEAATNYFSNSQKIGEGGYGPVYKGYLDHTSVAIKVLRSDITQGQIQFQKEIEVLSRLRHPNVVLLLGTCPEYGCLVYECMENGSLEDRLFCKDKSSPIPWPARFRIAAEIAAALHFFHLTKPEPIVHRDLKPANILLDANYKSKISDVGLARLVPASVSGRFTQCLMTSAAGTFCYIDPEYQKTGMLNTKSDVYSLGIMLLQIITARPPMGLTHHVERSIEKGKFDDILDPSVNDWPLEEALSFAKLSLKCCELRRKDRPDLGSVILPELERLKNIALDYRPRGRLTLRPSSSQESLAVTEEVRNSISDSQSDKAA, encoded by the exons ATGAAAAGAAGTGATAGCGTGATTGCCGTGGCGATAGACAGAGACAAAAATAGCCAACATGCTGTGCGCTGGGCGGTTGATAATCTCCCTGTAAAGAAGAATGGCGAAATCCTCCTTATACACGTTCATCTCCATAACGAAAATGTCAATTCCC AAAGCACAGTTGCTAGTCATTCTCCCACAATGGCTGAAATGCAGCAGTTCTTCCTTCCTTATCGTGGAATTTGTGCTCGAAAAGGG ATTCAGGCCCAGGAAGTGATTCTCCAGGACAGTGATGTTGTACAAGCACTAACCGAGTATATATCTCAGAAGTTCATCACCACCATCGTATTTGGTGCTTCAACCCGGAATGCCCTTACAAG AGCATTTAAAATTCAAGATGTGCCAAGCTCTTTATCCAGATCTGTGCCTGAATTCTGCTCGATCTATGCCATATCAAGGGGAAAAGTTCTAAAACTTAAGTCAGCAAGTCAACCAGCCACTCCTAGCAATAAAGCAAGCTCCAGCCAAACAGGATTCTCACACAATTCCCCAATTTCTCGAGTTCATATTCC CCAGGGGAGTTGGGGAAGTATTGGGACCTTTGAATCTATTGACGCTGGCAGCCGAAGCATATATTCTGATAGCAGTAGTGTCTCAGATAGGAATCCTGCAAGTCAGAGTACTTCACCCAATTACAGCAGTGCTACTGAGCATACACCAAAGGCATGGTCGGACAGCCAAAACAGCAGCAGGAATCCTTCACCAGATCGTTCTGTCAGCACTATCGGTGAAGTATTAAATAAAAGTCAACTAACGAGGCAGCCTGGCTGCAAGAATCTTACTCCTATCTCATCGTGGGGCAATAGTGATGATTTTGGTGAATGGGCACCACCCGCAGAGATAGTTGGAAGCAGTGAAAATTCCTCCCAGGCTTCTGTGAATTCAAATACGGATACTACAAAAATACTACATGATAGACACCTTGGTAGCCTACTACCTCCATCCCAACACAGAGTCAATAACCTAAATCTTCGCATGCGCCCTAAAGAGAATTCATTCTACTCTACATCTGGTTCGAGTGATCTTTCAAGCTCCTCAAGTTACCGTTTCTCTGATATGTCCTTTGAGCATTTGGACTCTTCTCATAATGTTTCAGAAGCTTCTAGGAGTTCCATCTCCTTCCAAAATGCA GATGAGTTGGAGGAGGAAATGAAAAGGCTAAAATTTGAACTGAAACAAAGCCTGGACATGCACAATGGAAACTGTAGACGACAG gCAAGAGAGATTGATCATTCAGCGTCAAAAGAGGCATGCAACTTAGAAGAAACCAAGGAGGCCCCTGAGGCTTCACATGCTATGTTGGAAAAGGAGAAGCAAAAATGCAAAGCTGCATTAGAAGTAGCACCAATGGCGCAATACATAGCAGAATTGGAATCTAAGAAGCGAAGGCATGAAgcagaagagaagaagaaagcaCAAGAGGCATTTGCCTGCAGTGAGAATTGCTATAGGAGATACTCAAAAGATGAAATTGAAGCTGCAACTAACTACTTCTCCAATTCACAGAAGATTGGTGAAGGTGGATATGGTCCTGTGTACAAAGGCTATCTGGATCACACTTCAGTTGCTATTAAGGTTCTAAGGTCGGACATCACGCAGGGGCAAATACAGTTTCAGAAAGAG ATTGAGGTTCTAAGCCGCTTGAGACATCCAAATGTGGTTCTTCTCCTGGGAACATGTCCGGAGTATGGTTGCCTTGTCTATGAATGTATGGAAAATGGCAGCTTAGAGGATAGGTTGTTCTGCAAGGACAAAAGTTCTCCTATACCATGGCCTGCTCGTTTCAGGATAGCTGCAGAAATTGCTGCTGCTCTTCACTTCTTTCACCTAACAAAACCAGAACCCATCGTGCATCGAGACCTCAAACCTGCTAATATTCTCTTGGATGCTAACTACAAAAGTAAGATTAGTGATGTTGGCCTGGCCAGATTGGTTCCAGCGTCTGTCTCAGGCAGATTCACTCAGTGTCTCATGACATCAGCTGCTGGGACATTTTGCTATATTGACCCTGAATACCAAAAGACTGGGATGCTGAATACAAAATCAGATGTTTACTCTTTGGGAATCATGTTATTACAAATAATTACAGCAAGGCCTCCAATGGGTTTGACGCACCATGTTGAGAGGTCAATTGAAAAGGGAAAGTTTGATGATATACTAGATCCATCAGTGAACGATTGGCCCTTAGAGGAGGCGCTA
- the LOC107022692 gene encoding U-box domain-containing protein 35-like isoform X2, producing MAEMQQFFLPYRGICARKGIQAQEVILQDSDVVQALTEYISQKFITTIVFGASTRNALTRAFKIQDVPSSLSRSVPEFCSIYAISRGKVLKLKSASQPATPSNKASSSQTGFSHNSPISRVHIPQGSWGSIGTFESIDAGSRSIYSDSSSVSDRNPASQSTSPNYSSATEHTPKAWSDSQNSSRNPSPDRSVSTIGEVLNKSQLTRQPGCKNLTPISSWGNSDDFGEWAPPAEIVGSSENSSQASVNSNTDTTKILHDRHLGSLLPPSQHRVNNLNLRMRPKENSFYSTSGSSDLSSSSSYRFSDMSFEHLDSSHNVSEASRSSISFQNADELEEEMKRLKFELKQSLDMHNGNCRRQAREIDHSASKEACNLEETKEAPEASHAMLEKEKQKCKAALEVAPMAQYIAELESKKRRHEAEEKKKAQEAFACSENCYRRYSKDEIEAATNYFSNSQKIGEGGYGPVYKGYLDHTSVAIKVLRSDITQGQIQFQKEIEVLSRLRHPNVVLLLGTCPEYGCLVYECMENGSLEDRLFCKDKSSPIPWPARFRIAAEIAAALHFFHLTKPEPIVHRDLKPANILLDANYKSKISDVGLARLVPASVSGRFTQCLMTSAAGTFCYIDPEYQKTGMLNTKSDVYSLGIMLLQIITARPPMGLTHHVERSIEKGKFDDILDPSVNDWPLEEALSFAKLSLKCCELRRKDRPDLGSVILPELERLKNIALDYRPRGRLTLRPSSSQESLAVTEEVRNSISDSQSDKAA from the exons ATGGCTGAAATGCAGCAGTTCTTCCTTCCTTATCGTGGAATTTGTGCTCGAAAAGGG ATTCAGGCCCAGGAAGTGATTCTCCAGGACAGTGATGTTGTACAAGCACTAACCGAGTATATATCTCAGAAGTTCATCACCACCATCGTATTTGGTGCTTCAACCCGGAATGCCCTTACAAG AGCATTTAAAATTCAAGATGTGCCAAGCTCTTTATCCAGATCTGTGCCTGAATTCTGCTCGATCTATGCCATATCAAGGGGAAAAGTTCTAAAACTTAAGTCAGCAAGTCAACCAGCCACTCCTAGCAATAAAGCAAGCTCCAGCCAAACAGGATTCTCACACAATTCCCCAATTTCTCGAGTTCATATTCC CCAGGGGAGTTGGGGAAGTATTGGGACCTTTGAATCTATTGACGCTGGCAGCCGAAGCATATATTCTGATAGCAGTAGTGTCTCAGATAGGAATCCTGCAAGTCAGAGTACTTCACCCAATTACAGCAGTGCTACTGAGCATACACCAAAGGCATGGTCGGACAGCCAAAACAGCAGCAGGAATCCTTCACCAGATCGTTCTGTCAGCACTATCGGTGAAGTATTAAATAAAAGTCAACTAACGAGGCAGCCTGGCTGCAAGAATCTTACTCCTATCTCATCGTGGGGCAATAGTGATGATTTTGGTGAATGGGCACCACCCGCAGAGATAGTTGGAAGCAGTGAAAATTCCTCCCAGGCTTCTGTGAATTCAAATACGGATACTACAAAAATACTACATGATAGACACCTTGGTAGCCTACTACCTCCATCCCAACACAGAGTCAATAACCTAAATCTTCGCATGCGCCCTAAAGAGAATTCATTCTACTCTACATCTGGTTCGAGTGATCTTTCAAGCTCCTCAAGTTACCGTTTCTCTGATATGTCCTTTGAGCATTTGGACTCTTCTCATAATGTTTCAGAAGCTTCTAGGAGTTCCATCTCCTTCCAAAATGCA GATGAGTTGGAGGAGGAAATGAAAAGGCTAAAATTTGAACTGAAACAAAGCCTGGACATGCACAATGGAAACTGTAGACGACAG gCAAGAGAGATTGATCATTCAGCGTCAAAAGAGGCATGCAACTTAGAAGAAACCAAGGAGGCCCCTGAGGCTTCACATGCTATGTTGGAAAAGGAGAAGCAAAAATGCAAAGCTGCATTAGAAGTAGCACCAATGGCGCAATACATAGCAGAATTGGAATCTAAGAAGCGAAGGCATGAAgcagaagagaagaagaaagcaCAAGAGGCATTTGCCTGCAGTGAGAATTGCTATAGGAGATACTCAAAAGATGAAATTGAAGCTGCAACTAACTACTTCTCCAATTCACAGAAGATTGGTGAAGGTGGATATGGTCCTGTGTACAAAGGCTATCTGGATCACACTTCAGTTGCTATTAAGGTTCTAAGGTCGGACATCACGCAGGGGCAAATACAGTTTCAGAAAGAG ATTGAGGTTCTAAGCCGCTTGAGACATCCAAATGTGGTTCTTCTCCTGGGAACATGTCCGGAGTATGGTTGCCTTGTCTATGAATGTATGGAAAATGGCAGCTTAGAGGATAGGTTGTTCTGCAAGGACAAAAGTTCTCCTATACCATGGCCTGCTCGTTTCAGGATAGCTGCAGAAATTGCTGCTGCTCTTCACTTCTTTCACCTAACAAAACCAGAACCCATCGTGCATCGAGACCTCAAACCTGCTAATATTCTCTTGGATGCTAACTACAAAAGTAAGATTAGTGATGTTGGCCTGGCCAGATTGGTTCCAGCGTCTGTCTCAGGCAGATTCACTCAGTGTCTCATGACATCAGCTGCTGGGACATTTTGCTATATTGACCCTGAATACCAAAAGACTGGGATGCTGAATACAAAATCAGATGTTTACTCTTTGGGAATCATGTTATTACAAATAATTACAGCAAGGCCTCCAATGGGTTTGACGCACCATGTTGAGAGGTCAATTGAAAAGGGAAAGTTTGATGATATACTAGATCCATCAGTGAACGATTGGCCCTTAGAGGAGGCGCTA